Below is a genomic region from Nitrospira lenta.
ATTGTGCCTGCCGGTCAAACCACTCCGGTCCCAGCCAAGCGCATCCACGAGGCAGGCCTCTTTGAAGCCATCCTCCCCAAACAGAGTGACGCGCTCCACTATAAGATCCGCACTCGAGCTGCCGACGGCACCATCACGGAAGGCCATGATCCCTATGCGCTGCCGCCGCTGCTGACCGATTTTGAGTTACATCTGTTTTCTGAAGGCACATTTTATCGCGCCTACGAATCGCTGGGAGCCCACATTCGCACGGCAGAAGGCATCACCGGCGTGCATTTCGTCGTCTGGGCACCCAATGCCGCGCGCGTGAGTGTGGTCGGTGAATTCAATCGCTGGGATGGCCGTTGCCACCCAATGACGAATCGAGGGGCGACGGGGCTCTGGGAACTCTTCCTCCCCGAACTACCCGACGGTAGCCTCTACAAATATGAGATTCGACCGCGCGGCCAGGACGCCGTCCTGACCAAGGCAGACCCCTATGCGCGCGCCGGCGAGCTTCGTCCCCGCACCGCCTCGATCGTGCGTGACCTCTCCGGTTTCACCTGGCACGACGAAGCCTGGATGACCGCCCGCGCGCAGTGGAATCCCCTGCGTGCACCGATCTCCATCTATGAAGTCCATCTCGGATCATGGATGCGGGTACCGGAAGAGGAGAATCGCTGGCTCACCTACCACGAGCTGGCTGCCCGACTCATTCCCTATGTGAAGGACCTCGGCTATACCCATATCGAACTCCTCCCCGTCACCGAACATCCCTTTGATGGATCCTGGGGCTATCAAGCTACCGGCTATTTCTCTGCCACCAGCCGCTACGGCACGCCGGAAGACTTCATGGCGTTTGTCGATGCCGCCCATGCGGCCGGTATCGGGATCATCATCGACTGGGCGCCTGCGCATTTCCCTGACGATCCGCACGGCCTCGCGTTCTTCGACGGCACCCATCTCTATGACCATGCCGATCCTCGCCTCGGCTATCACCCGGACTGGCATAGCCGGATCTTCAATTACGACCGGCCGGAGGTGCGCAACTTTCTCCTGAACAGTGCGCTGTTCTGGCTCGACACCTATCACATCGACGGCATACGCGTGGACGCTGTCGCCTCGATGTTGTATCTCGACTACGGACGCAAGGTCGGCGAATGGATCCCCAATCAGTTCGGCGGCCGCGAAAACCTGGGCGCCGTGACACTGCTCAAGGAACTGAATGTCCTCGTGCATCGAGACTTTCCCGGCGCCATGACCATTGCAGAAGAGTCCACTTCCTGGCCGGGCGTGTCTCGCCCCACCTATACCGGAGGGCTCGGGTTTACATTCAAATGGAACATGGGCTGGATGCACGACACGCTCGACTACTTCGCCCATGAGCCGGTGCACCGAAAGTTTCATCAAAACCAGATCACCTTCGGCCTGCTCTACGCCTTCACGGAAAACTTCGTCCTGGTCCTCTCGCATGACGAAGTGGTACACGGCAAGCGCTCGCTGATCGGGAAAATGCCCGGCGATCCCTGGCAACAATTCGCCAATCTCCGGGCCCTGTACGGATACATGTACGGCCATCCTGGGAAGAAGATGCTGTATATGGGCAATGAGTTCGGGCAATGGCGGGAATGGAACCATGACGCCAGTCTGGATTGGCATCTCTGCGAATATCCGCCCCATCAGGGGT
It encodes:
- the glgB gene encoding 1,4-alpha-glucan branching protein GlgB, translated to MTTSTALKQDDLERLISGTHWNPRAILGPHPNPQGLTIHAWLPFAESVEIVPAGQTTPVPAKRIHEAGLFEAILPKQSDALHYKIRTRAADGTITEGHDPYALPPLLTDFELHLFSEGTFYRAYESLGAHIRTAEGITGVHFVVWAPNAARVSVVGEFNRWDGRCHPMTNRGATGLWELFLPELPDGSLYKYEIRPRGQDAVLTKADPYARAGELRPRTASIVRDLSGFTWHDEAWMTARAQWNPLRAPISIYEVHLGSWMRVPEEENRWLTYHELAARLIPYVKDLGYTHIELLPVTEHPFDGSWGYQATGYFSATSRYGTPEDFMAFVDAAHAAGIGIIIDWAPAHFPDDPHGLAFFDGTHLYDHADPRLGYHPDWHSRIFNYDRPEVRNFLLNSALFWLDTYHIDGIRVDAVASMLYLDYGRKVGEWIPNQFGGRENLGAVTLLKELNVLVHRDFPGAMTIAEESTSWPGVSRPTYTGGLGFTFKWNMGWMHDTLDYFAHEPVHRKFHQNQITFGLLYAFTENFVLVLSHDEVVHGKRSLIGKMPGDPWQQFANLRALYGYMYGHPGKKMLYMGNEFGQWREWNHDASLDWHLCEYPPHQGLQRFVRDLNHLYQQEPALHRVDYEWNGFQWIDFNDTENSVIAFLRKAEDVSESIVCVGNFTPVPRHHYRIGVPTAGHYRELLNSDAELYGGSNMGNSGGIRAEGSPCHGLPYSLSLTLPPLSMLFFKLQRE